The following DNA comes from Excalfactoria chinensis isolate bCotChi1 chromosome 5, bCotChi1.hap2, whole genome shotgun sequence.
ATCTTCCTACCAACAGCAGCTAGCAGTAGCTACTataaagaataacaaaaaatgaTACATAGTAAATGCATTCCCTCCTCAGCTTCACAGCTACAGCTGGCCTAAGATTTGAAACATGGTTGCCTTCTCCATGCTGTTATTTTACTGTTCAAAAGTAGATAAAGTTTCCTacatgaaaaaacaacattagGATTATTCTGTAAGAATATAAAGGACAAATTCCCTGGCGGATCTCTGCAGACCTTCATTCATTTCAGCACAGTTTGACCCCTGTATCAGCTGATGATCTAGCCAAAGCTCTGGCTGAAGAAAGCTGTCAGAAAGGGGGTGAGACTGCCTAGAGGGGTGCATTACCTGTTCATGAGCAGTTCTGCCTTATCTCTGTTCTACACCTGATTCTCAAAGTCCTTCCAAGAGCAGTACTTTTTATATCTTACATGCTTTGCCACATACTCACTGATGTGAAATACAGGGGCAAGAGGTTCTGGAACGCACAGGAACACATCTGTTCATTTAGATGTCCCTGGTTTAGTCCTTCTAATGTATTTTCCtagaaaattaaacaagaaaTGTAACTAGTATATTGTGAGCAATTGTTAAAGAATAACACACAGTTGTGTGCACAGTGGCTTAAGGAGGTACTTCATTCACAAAACAAGTGAAACAAGCACAAGCAAGCAGAACTTAAGAGTTCTGAGAATACCAACCATTAATATAATAAGGTGTGAAAACTCACACCTTACACAAGTCTCTGCTTTTGAATGCTGAAGAAGTCTTGGCCCTTGAAGGCACACCCCTCAGACAATATGTGTCCCTGCTATCTGACACATGATGTTACAGACTTTCTGAAAAGTTTTCTAATGAACTTCCAGATGCCATTTCACTTGCTTGGAAAAATGTCCCATTaacaacagaatcatagaatcacagaatggcctgggttgaaaaggaccattacgatcatctagttccaactccctgctatgtgcagggtcaccagcccccagaccaggctgcccagagccacatccagcctggccttgaatgcctccagggatggggcatccacagcctccttgggcaacctgttccagtgtgtcaccaccctgtgtgaaaaacttcctcctaatctctaacctaaacttcccctgtctcagtttaaaaccgttcccccttgtcctaccaccatccacccttgtaaacagccattccccctcttatttatacgctcccttcaagtactggaaggccacaacgAGGTCTCCCAGGAGCCTTCTCTACCTATCCAGTGGAACTTACTTGATTCTTACCTTGGTCAGTTCTTGAAACATATTGGAAAGTAATTCACAGCAAATATCCTTCaaaattttcagatgaaaatcttcctcctttAGTTCAGCCTTTCCAGTTTCTTCTTGTTCAGATTCCTTTGAGTTATCGACAGATCTCTTCCCACAGCCCTCCATGTATTGTAAGATACGAATCAAGCTCCCAATCAGAGGCATATCTAAtataaaggaacaaaaagggGAAAGTTTAACACTGATagggtatttttttcctaattctttcAAGGAACTTCAATTCGGAGGCAGATGGGAAGATTTTACAGAAAGGCTACAGCAATGTATATTCCGACAGTGATATGACATTTAATCAAATACTGttcaagaaaaaacaagtgGAACAACTTAAAATCCAAATCATTCTTTACTGCAAGCGAACCTGGATCTATTAACATTCTACAGTAGTGGTATGAAGTGTTTCTCCATAGTAAACTAAAGCAAGCCTAATTATCTAGAGTCCTGTGAGCAGTAATGTAACAAATCCACTACTGAGTTCCTAAGAGAACAGACTCTCTGTGTAGGTCcatctgcagaagcagcaaggaTGGTGACGACTAGAGCCCTCTTGTGCCATTCCCTCATTTCTTTTATCTCCCCACTGTATCAAACGACAAGCAAACCTAATGGTAGCCAGACCTCACTTAGCTccttcaaaagggaaaaaaagaagcttgtATGTTAAGTTTGCATCATGATGATCCCACCTGATGAACAGAACTGGCAAAACCTCTTTCTTCTATATGTAACGCATCCCTAAAGAAGCCTTTCAATTCAAAAAACTTCTCATTGGATTGAAAAGTAGAGATTAAATGGATTTGGGTACAGAATCTCCCTCTCTTGAGGAAAGTGACTAGCAAGACCTCTTAGCAAAGACACATTCTGCAATTCTCATGCACTCGGCCAGtggagaaaactgaagagaatCTACAGATTCTGAAACCGCAGCTGTTCAAAGGTATCCAGGACCTGAATTTTGAGCTACCTGTGATTTTCAGAGGAGCCTCAATGTATTCAAACATGCATCTGAATTATGCGCTCTGAATTGACCTCTACTAAACAGTAATAAATTAACCATCTTTCCTTCCATCATTGTCAAATCTAACAGCAATAAAATagcaaaaagaacaacaacaaaaaagcaagacTTGCTTTTCCTCATCTTGATGTATTCTCGTTCTGTCTGTGAAGCAAATATGGCAGACAGCACGGACAAAATAGAGGCCAATACCGTCTTCTGCTCCTGTACAATGATTGGTGGATCATCCGGCTGGCAGAGCTCATGGCAAATGAGGTCATAAAGTAAAGTCCAGGTCTCTTTTCCTCCATCGGGAGCCTgcacttgaaaaagaaagaaagagaaccCATCGGATTTAATCTAGGCATGCAAGCTATTCTTTTTCTCACTGAACATCTGATGAGCTGGAAGTCACTTGCATTCTTAGTCCCATCATATGCAGTAATTCAAGTGCCTTACCAATAGCCTGTATGCCCTCATCCACCGTAGTGAGGAGCTGCAAGATATGCATATAAACATCAAGTCCTTCGGGACTATCTGAGCTACGtagaacaaaagaagaaacaaaggctAGTTAGATGAAACCCTGCGTCTTAGCTTGGTCAAAGAGTCCCCCCAGCCACAGAACCAAAGAGAATTCTCACATACCGGACTTGTTTGGCTGCTTCGAGTATACAAGGCACAATCTTAAAGTCTGGAAGCTCTTCAGGGGAGTCATCTGTAGATGGTCCCACAGACTGACAAGTGCCACTTTTAATCCAGTTTAACATCAGCTCTTCATCCAGATCAAAGAGTTTGTCCACCACTTCGCCCACTTTTACCAGCAATTCAActgcacaaaaaaagaaaccaaaaatgaagaaattaaagagcAGCAATTAGTTCACAAAATGCTAACACACAAAAGTACACAGATAAATTAAGTGCTCAAATACTTCTGTTTCATTCAGTATTTTCTAAGGGTTTCTATGCTCATGTTCTTTTTGTGGCATAAATGAGGTGAAAAGCTTGGTAAATAGGTACTGCTGGGAAGCCCACTGACACATTATCGCCTGTCATGGCATTTACGAAGTAGGATCTTTTTTTGGTAAAGGGACTTCGGGTTCCCTAAAAGTAAAAACCTCCtcttctg
Coding sequences within:
- the SAAL1 gene encoding protein SAAL1 gives rise to the protein MDRNPSPPSSEAEEEGDAVGSTVYSKHWLFSILTRLIELISPEKSEPSGNPEGIQTELDEEMENDICKVWDMSMDEDVALFLQEFNAPDIFMGVFAKSKCPRLTEICVGILGNMACFQDICMSISKDENLGQVLLQRLCDSDSPTLLETSRLLLTCLSQPEVANIWVERIRDNPSVYDCVCFIMSSSTNVELLVKVGEVVDKLFDLDEELMLNWIKSGTCQSVGPSTDDSPEELPDFKIVPCILEAAKQVRSDSPEGLDVYMHILQLLTTVDEGIQAIVQAPDGGKETWTLLYDLICHELCQPDDPPIIVQEQKTVLASILSVLSAIFASQTEREYIKMRKNMPLIGSLIRILQYMEGCGKRSVDNSKESEQEETGKAELKEEDFHLKILKDICCELLSNMFQELTKENTLEGLNQGHLNEQMCSCAFQNLLPLYFTSVESFLEVLREADGTLAESLEKRFPSLKVPT